The Antarcticibacterium sp. 1MA-6-2 genome has a window encoding:
- a CDS encoding TolC family protein, producing the protein MNKKSYLIIAILLLQLSISCKTSIVEKTVPADLPSKFMGEKNPDSLSIGNLQWRQFYKDPQLKNLIDSAVVRNNDLLEAMKNVEASQLLLKKSKWVNVPTLNAEVTGTYTYFSDNSLNGLSTATFLEQNHLEDYTAQGVLSWEADIWGKLKNQKRKALAEYIQTDEVKKAIQTSIVARVAESYFNLLMLDAQLEVAKKTWSLESEQMQLLPYNMNRAR; encoded by the coding sequence ATGAATAAAAAATCATATCTCATTATAGCAATCCTGCTTTTACAGTTAAGCATTTCCTGTAAGACATCTATAGTTGAAAAAACCGTCCCTGCGGATCTTCCCTCTAAATTTATGGGAGAAAAAAATCCTGATTCTTTGAGTATTGGAAATCTTCAATGGAGGCAATTTTATAAAGACCCTCAATTAAAGAATTTGATTGACAGTGCTGTTGTAAGAAATAATGATCTCCTGGAAGCGATGAAGAATGTAGAAGCTTCTCAACTCCTGCTAAAAAAATCGAAATGGGTGAATGTCCCTACTCTAAATGCTGAAGTTACAGGTACCTATACTTATTTTTCAGATAATAGTCTCAATGGATTAAGTACTGCCACTTTTTTAGAACAGAACCATTTGGAAGATTATACCGCTCAGGGAGTTTTATCCTGGGAGGCTGATATTTGGGGAAAACTGAAAAATCAAAAACGGAAAGCCCTGGCTGAATATATACAGACGGACGAAGTGAAAAAGGCAATTCAAACCTCTATAGTGGCACGAGTAGCCGAAAGCTACTTCAATTTACTTATGCTGGATGCACAGTTAGAAGTAGCCAAAAAAACCTGGAGCTTAGAGAGCGAACAAATGCAATTATTGCCTTACAATATGAATCGGGCGCGGTAA
- a CDS encoding TolC family protein, whose protein sequence is MAAEFKVRAAQASVGITKASLYPSLRITAAGGVNAFIRSNWWNVPGSLFGMVAGSVGQPLLNGKQLKTDYKIAIIEKEKTELQFRQKVLEAVQEVSNALVSIEKLQNQQQVIMEREQVLNESVSDADMLFKNGVATYLEVITAQTNLLQSQLELVAIEKSEMEARIELYRALGGGWK, encoded by the coding sequence CTGGCTGCTGAATTTAAGGTAAGAGCTGCACAGGCAAGTGTAGGAATTACCAAGGCTTCCCTCTATCCTTCTTTACGCATTACAGCAGCTGGAGGGGTTAATGCATTTATAAGAAGTAACTGGTGGAATGTTCCCGGCTCCCTATTTGGGATGGTAGCAGGTAGTGTTGGACAACCATTGCTTAATGGGAAACAACTTAAAACAGATTACAAAATTGCAATTATTGAGAAGGAAAAAACAGAACTCCAATTCCGGCAAAAAGTGTTGGAAGCGGTACAGGAGGTGTCAAATGCTTTGGTAAGTATAGAAAAGCTTCAAAACCAGCAACAGGTTATTATGGAACGTGAGCAGGTTCTGAATGAATCTGTTAGTGATGCAGATATGCTCTTTAAAAATGGAGTTGCGACCTACTTAGAAGTAATTACAGCCCAAACCAATTTGTTACAAAGTCAGCTGGAACTCGTGGCTATCGAAAAAAGTGAAATGGAAGCAAGAATTGAGTTATATCGTGCTTTAGGAGGAGGATGGAAATAG